The region ACCACACTTTCTCCGCGAATAAGATCATCAAGCGCACGATCATCAATGGTTATAGTGTGTGCGCTACGCGCGATATTGATACCCCGGCCATTATTAACTAACCAGTTGCTGAAGGTATAGTCACGCGTATTAACCAATCTGTTGATGTAGATGTAATTATGTGACAGATCGATATAGTACCTGATATTTCTGAAGGCATAACTGGTGTAGTTCGAAAAACTGTATTTCGGTAAGACAGAGCTTTCATTACCCTGAATAATGGCCATTGCCCCTATGTCGCGTCCCCATTCGTTACACGATTTATTATGGGTCTGCAAGGTTCCTTCAAGGTTTTTCATGGTCTTTGACAGAAGATTGAATCCGTATATATTGCCTTGATTTTCAATATGTCGACATATTTCTGCCAGTTCACCCTCGGACAGCCGGTTTGAGAATGTGCGGGTATAAAATTCCCGTGAAAGCCGGGTAGCAATGTTCTGGCTGATGGACTCTTCATGGAACAGCGCAGACTTCCCATTTTCAGCGACATATCCCATATAGTTTTGTAAGTTGCGCGCTTCATGGAGAGCCAGAGCGGTAAATAAAGACGTTGTACAAACAACAATCAATATTATGGCACTGATATATTTTTGCCTGGACAAGATGGCTAACTCCTTGTTGTACCACCAGGAAATTGCCTGAAGTATAGCACTAATCGCTTCTTCGCGAGCGGATGATAAACACAATGCTTAACGTCAGGGATAAGCCTCCCCTTCTCCTGCGATGCTTCTCAGGGCAAGGCGTAAAAATAGAGTAGAAATGTCGTTGGGTTCATGGATATTTTTTATTCTGTCTACCATGCTTTCTCTACTCGTGAATTTAATCGAGTCAATATCAAAAAGATAGAAGTGACTACTTTTGGCTGAGGACCCGATGATGCGCAGTATACTGCTTCCGCTCATTCTTGCTGCGTGTCTCTTTATTATCGGCGTTTCCATTCTGAATACTCAGCTCTGGTATTCTTCCCGTGCCGACAGCCTCGCGGGCGCCCGATATGCAGAAAACAGTATAGATAGCATACTGGATGAGGCTTCCCTGGCGACCAAAACAGCGCTGGAGATCGCCACAAAGGAATGCGATGTGGAAGAGCAGTATCGACTTGGCACCGAAGCCGCCCTGAAGCCTCATCTGAGAACCATTTTAATCGTAAAGAAAGGCGCTATCTGGTGTTCTTCCCTGCCGGGTAACCGGGTATTGCTGACGCACATTCCCAAAATGACGAATACACATTTGCTTCTCGTCCCGGCTAAAGACACCGTAAACGAGTTACCCGTTCTGGTTTACCAGACAAACTTGCCCGCTAGCCGTATCCTGGTCACGATCAGCGATAAGCACATTCGCGGAGCGTTGAATGTTCCGTTAAAAAGAGTGTCCTACTCACTGCTTGTCGGCGACAGTACAATAGGATTGTCGGGGGACGTATCTGCAATAGATGCAAATACTCCGCTTTCCGGGCGTGTTGACTCAGCAAAATACCATTACAGTATAATTTACAACCAACCACCGCTCTTCAGTTTTGCCAGAATCGTCACCAAAGGCTCAGGCATTCTGCTGTTTATCCTGCTGATATCAGGAAGCTCTGCTTACGCGCTTGAGAAGTATCTAAACAAGAATGCCACGCCTGAAGAAACGCTACGCAAAGCGATTTCAAACGGAGAGATCGTTCCTTTTTACCAGCCGATCGTGAATGGCAAAGAGCGAACACTGCGGGGAGTCGAAGTATTAGCCAGATGGAAACACCCACGGGCCGGGTTTATCTCCCCTGCCTCCTTTATCCCGGTGGCGGAAAAGTCAGGCCTGATTATTCCGTTAACACAAAGTCTGATGGCGCAGGTTGTGGCGCATATGAACGCTATCGCCAGCAAGTTGCCCGAAGGCTTTCATGTCGGTATTAACTTTAGTGCATCTCATATCACCTCTCCCACCTTTGTAGAGGAATGTCTGATATACCGGGACAGTTTCATTCGCAGTGATTTACACCTGGTGATTGAGGTGACCGAACGCGAACCCTTACATGTGGATGATAATCTCGTTTCAAGACTCAATATTCTGCATGAAAATGGTTTTGTTATCGCACTGGATGATTTCGGTACGGGCTACTCCGGTCTCTCTTATCTGCATGATCTGCATATTGATTACATTAAAATTGACCAGAGTTTTGTCGGTCGGGTCAACGCCGAACCCGATTCAACCCGCATTCTGGATTGTGTATTGGATCTGGCGCGCAAGCTTTCCTTGAGCATTGTTGCTGAGGGGGTCGAAACGAAGGAACAACTCGATTATCTGAACCAAAACAACATCACTTTTCTCCAGGGATACTATTTTTATAAACCGGTTCCTTTTACGGAGTTGGTAAAAATCATGTTGTCAAAACCCAAAGTGAAAGTCATTATCGAGTAAATTCTTAACGACAAAAGGGTATTACAGATAAGTCTGATATATCGGTTAAATACGAAATATTCCTATGACATCAATGAATTTATCAATCTGATTGTTGAACATAAAATCAACTTCAGTCATGATCTTGCAAATAACAATAAACACACACCACAATTCAATAACAAATAAGGTTTCATTAATGTCGATAGAGATTAGTTTGAATATAGCGTTAGCTTTATCAGGCAATTAATTCAATAGGTTACATAAATTTTCCATTCGCAATAAAAATATGAATAACGCTTCCAATTTTTATCCATTATTCGTCTATCCCTTTAGCAATAAGTGCTGTACTCTTTATGCTCGCCCTCGCCCATATTGGTTAATTAAATAATAAAAAGTTAAATTTTAGTTAAAGTCGGAATTATAATAACCGAACTTTATAAAAGCATTGCAATAATTATACGACAAACTCAGGAATTAAATCTCAAAGAATGAAACATTATACAAAATGGTTTTTAGGTACTGCAGCTGCCACTATTGCAATGTCATGTGTCATGGTACCTGTTCACGCTGATGACTTTGATGTTAAACCAGGAGAAACCACAATCAATTTGCGGGTTTTCAAATGCGGCTCAACTATCGTTAGTTTTCATGAATACAAGCGTCAGGACGGGCTATATCGATTCGCCAGCTGGAACGACA is a window of Citrobacter sp. Marseille-Q6884 DNA encoding:
- a CDS encoding cyclic diguanylate phosphodiesterase; translated protein: MRSILLPLILAACLFIIGVSILNTQLWYSSRADSLAGARYAENSIDSILDEASLATKTALEIATKECDVEEQYRLGTEAALKPHLRTILIVKKGAIWCSSLPGNRVLLTHIPKMTNTHLLLVPAKDTVNELPVLVYQTNLPASRILVTISDKHIRGALNVPLKRVSYSLLVGDSTIGLSGDVSAIDANTPLSGRVDSAKYHYSIIYNQPPLFSFARIVTKGSGILLFILLISGSSAYALEKYLNKNATPEETLRKAISNGEIVPFYQPIVNGKERTLRGVEVLARWKHPRAGFISPASFIPVAEKSGLIIPLTQSLMAQVVAHMNAIASKLPEGFHVGINFSASHITSPTFVEECLIYRDSFIRSDLHLVIEVTEREPLHVDDNLVSRLNILHENGFVIALDDFGTGYSGLSYLHDLHIDYIKIDQSFVGRVNAEPDSTRILDCVLDLARKLSLSIVAEGVETKEQLDYLNQNNITFLQGYYFYKPVPFTELVKIMLSKPKVKVIIE